In the genome of Leptospira inadai serovar Lyme str. 10, one region contains:
- a CDS encoding GlmU family protein codes for MARVQRILIDEREIPSGLKALTRVRSFTEIRDGVLTPLERLRAQYGDAKFFYAHSLPIFEKSFLERNSRINIYDGRDVDLIITPEEFLPWKLIDGTGRSIEQDIDLNKDLRRWIRKLKVKSGDFQIVGKSKHLHVHPSASIFPGVVIDVTSGPVIIDKDVKITSFSFLEGPLYIGPSARIDNARITGGTTIGQACRIGGEVGESIILDYSNKHHEGFLGHSVVGSWVNIGALATTSDLKNNYGIVKIKEEDVECNTGSIKFGSIIGDYSKVGIGVMLNTGTVIDFGCNVVSSRVGGYLPPFSWVNGEPYILDLFLRDSRKIMARRNRELSSSESELIRVLYETKVRK; via the coding sequence ATGGCTAGGGTCCAAAGAATCCTAATCGATGAGAGGGAAATTCCTTCCGGTTTAAAGGCTTTAACGAGAGTCAGGTCTTTTACCGAAATTCGTGACGGAGTTCTAACACCCTTAGAACGATTAAGGGCCCAATACGGGGATGCAAAATTCTTCTACGCGCATTCTCTCCCTATATTCGAAAAATCTTTTTTAGAACGGAATTCAAGAATCAATATCTACGACGGTCGCGACGTGGATCTGATTATTACCCCCGAAGAATTTCTGCCATGGAAATTAATAGACGGCACCGGTCGCTCGATCGAGCAGGATATCGATTTAAATAAGGATCTGCGAAGATGGATTCGAAAATTAAAAGTGAAATCCGGAGATTTTCAAATCGTAGGAAAGTCGAAGCATTTACATGTACATCCTTCGGCCAGTATTTTTCCGGGAGTCGTGATCGACGTCACCTCGGGGCCCGTCATTATCGATAAGGACGTAAAAATCACTTCCTTTTCCTTTTTAGAAGGTCCGCTGTACATCGGTCCGAGCGCTCGAATCGATAACGCAAGGATCACGGGCGGCACGACGATCGGGCAAGCCTGCAGAATAGGCGGCGAGGTGGGTGAAAGTATTATATTAGATTATTCTAATAAACATCACGAAGGGTTTCTCGGCCATTCCGTCGTTGGGAGTTGGGTAAATATCGGAGCCCTGGCTACGACTTCCGATTTGAAAAACAATTACGGCATCGTAAAAATCAAGGAAGAAGACGTCGAATGCAATACCGGGTCCATAAAATTCGGATCCATTATCGGCGACTATTCTAAAGTCGGTATCGGCGTAATGTTAAATACGGGTACCGTGATCGATTTCGGTTGTAATGTGGTCTCTTCTCGAGTCGGAGGTTATCTACCTCCTTTTTCCTGGGTTAACGGAGAGCCGTACATACTGGATCTATTTTTGCGCGACTCCAGAAAGATCATGGCTCGCCGTAACCGGGAACTTTCTTCTTCCGAATCCGAACTCATTCGAGTTCTTTACGAAACTAAAGTACGTAAGTAA
- a CDS encoding carboxyl transferase domain-containing protein encodes MEVLESQIRTSSSEYKENYEDLSKRVEATRRLLEKVRKGGGDKAIQRHKSRGKLTARERVEGLLDPNTPFLEFSGLAGQEVYADEVPSAGIITGIGRICGIPCVIVANDATVKGGTYYPLTVKKHIRAQEIARENRLPCLYLVDSGGAFLPMQDEVFPDKEHFGRIFYNQANLSREGIPQISVVMGSCTAGGAYIPAMSDESVIVRGNGTIFLGGPPLVKAATGEIVTPEELGGADVHCRISGVTDHLAENDTHALEIARHIVSTLGSEGNSSIRSISYEEPLYPAEEIYGIIQKDIRKPYDVREVIARIVDGSRFQEFKKNYGTTIVTGFANIYGKLVGIVANNGVLFSESSLKAAHFIELCNQREIPLIFLQNITGFMVGKKYENSGIAKDGAKMVNAVSTSVVPKYTVVIGGSYGAGNYGMCGRAFGPRFLWMWPNARISVMGGEQASNVLLTVKLDQLEKEGKTLSEAERELFRKPILEDYENRSSYLYSTARLWDDGVLDPAKTRESLGLALYSDHSARGQKPSYAIFRM; translated from the coding sequence ATGGAAGTTTTAGAATCGCAAATTCGTACGTCTTCGTCCGAATATAAGGAAAATTACGAGGATCTATCGAAGAGAGTGGAAGCGACTCGCCGACTCTTGGAAAAAGTCAGGAAGGGTGGCGGCGATAAAGCGATTCAACGCCATAAAAGCCGAGGGAAACTGACCGCACGCGAACGAGTGGAAGGCCTGCTTGATCCGAATACGCCTTTCTTAGAATTCTCGGGTTTGGCCGGACAAGAAGTCTATGCGGATGAAGTTCCGTCCGCGGGTATCATTACGGGAATCGGTAGAATTTGCGGTATCCCTTGCGTGATCGTTGCAAACGATGCCACGGTGAAGGGAGGGACTTATTATCCCCTAACCGTCAAGAAGCATATTCGCGCACAGGAGATCGCTCGGGAAAATCGTCTTCCTTGCCTATATCTGGTCGATTCCGGGGGAGCGTTTCTTCCGATGCAAGACGAAGTTTTTCCGGATAAGGAGCATTTCGGAAGAATCTTTTATAACCAGGCAAACTTATCGCGGGAGGGAATTCCTCAGATCTCCGTCGTAATGGGGAGCTGCACGGCCGGCGGCGCATACATTCCCGCTATGTCGGACGAGTCCGTCATCGTGCGTGGAAACGGAACCATCTTCTTAGGCGGTCCTCCACTGGTTAAGGCAGCGACGGGAGAAATCGTCACTCCGGAAGAACTGGGAGGGGCGGATGTCCATTGCAGGATCTCCGGTGTAACGGATCATTTAGCGGAAAACGATACGCATGCCCTCGAAATTGCGAGGCATATCGTGTCCACATTAGGTTCGGAAGGAAATTCGTCGATCCGATCCATTTCGTACGAAGAGCCTCTGTATCCTGCCGAAGAAATTTACGGCATTATTCAGAAAGATATTCGCAAACCCTATGACGTGAGAGAAGTAATCGCTCGGATTGTGGACGGTTCTCGATTCCAAGAATTCAAAAAGAATTATGGAACGACGATCGTCACGGGATTTGCGAACATTTACGGGAAGTTAGTCGGCATCGTGGCAAACAATGGAGTGCTTTTTTCCGAAAGCTCCCTTAAAGCGGCCCATTTTATCGAGCTTTGCAATCAGAGGGAGATTCCCTTGATCTTTTTGCAGAATATCACCGGATTTATGGTCGGAAAGAAGTATGAAAATTCCGGGATCGCAAAAGACGGCGCAAAGATGGTCAACGCAGTTTCCACTTCGGTAGTTCCGAAATACACTGTGGTGATCGGAGGTTCCTACGGGGCGGGTAATTACGGAATGTGCGGGAGAGCCTTCGGTCCTAGATTTCTTTGGATGTGGCCCAATGCCCGTATTTCGGTGATGGGCGGGGAACAGGCCTCGAACGTTTTGCTAACCGTAAAATTGGATCAATTGGAAAAAGAAGGAAAGACTTTGTCGGAGGCGGAAAGGGAACTTTTCCGAAAGCCGATTTTGGAAGATTACGAAAATCGCTCGTCCTATTTATACTCGACGGCAAGACTCTGGGATGATGGGGTTTTGGACCCGGCTAAGACTCGTGAATCGTTAGGTCTGGCTTTGTATTCCGATCATTCCGCGAGAGGACAAAAACCGTCCTACGCAATCTTTCGAATGTAA
- a CDS encoding ammonium transporter produces MKSVKKILPFLILVIPALVWGQDATPAAAAPAAPVPTLDKGDTAWMIVASTFVFFMIPGLALFYGGLVRSKNVLSTMMHSFIAILVLTLQWTIFGYSFAFSGDNPYFGDFALAFLNGIDENTLELTVPKYVHFLFQGMFALITPALISGAIAERVKLSGYVAFILLWATFVYDPVAHWVWAGSGWLFKMSALDFAGGTVVHLISGIAGLAAAIVIGKRKGEGISLVQPNNLTYTLIGAGLLWFGWFGFNAGSGLATNGIAARAFVVTLIAPAAAGVAWLAIEYLHTKKATALGAASGIVAGLVVITPASGFVGPVGAIYMGLIVAPICYGAILLKGKLGYDDSLDAFGIHGVGGAIGAILTGVFTLTLGAGVASKGDQIVVQLISVLATGGYSFIVSLILAFVIEKTIGFRISEEKEIAGLDSEIHGEKGYIL; encoded by the coding sequence ATGAAATCGGTTAAAAAAATTCTTCCGTTCCTGATCCTCGTGATTCCAGCCCTAGTATGGGGCCAGGACGCAACTCCCGCTGCGGCTGCACCGGCAGCTCCCGTGCCCACCTTGGATAAAGGTGATACTGCATGGATGATTGTAGCATCCACCTTCGTGTTCTTTATGATCCCCGGCCTCGCCTTGTTCTATGGCGGTCTGGTAAGATCTAAGAACGTTCTTTCCACAATGATGCATAGCTTTATCGCTATTCTCGTTTTGACACTGCAGTGGACTATTTTCGGATACAGCTTCGCTTTTTCCGGGGATAACCCTTACTTCGGCGACTTTGCGCTCGCGTTTTTGAACGGGATCGATGAAAATACTTTGGAACTGACCGTTCCAAAATACGTTCACTTCCTGTTTCAAGGAATGTTTGCATTGATTACTCCCGCGCTGATTTCCGGTGCGATTGCAGAGCGAGTTAAGCTTTCAGGATACGTCGCATTCATTCTGCTTTGGGCGACCTTCGTTTACGATCCTGTCGCGCATTGGGTTTGGGCCGGTTCAGGTTGGTTATTTAAAATGAGCGCCCTTGACTTTGCGGGAGGAACCGTTGTCCACTTGATTTCCGGTATTGCAGGATTGGCAGCCGCCATCGTCATCGGAAAACGTAAAGGAGAAGGTATTTCTCTTGTTCAGCCGAATAATCTGACTTACACTTTGATCGGTGCCGGTTTACTTTGGTTCGGTTGGTTCGGATTCAACGCAGGTTCCGGACTTGCCACTAACGGTATTGCCGCTCGCGCATTCGTCGTAACGTTGATCGCTCCAGCTGCCGCAGGAGTTGCCTGGTTAGCGATCGAGTATCTGCATACTAAAAAAGCGACCGCTCTCGGTGCCGCTTCGGGTATCGTCGCTGGGCTTGTCGTTATTACGCCCGCTTCGGGTTTTGTCGGTCCGGTAGGAGCCATTTATATGGGCTTGATTGTCGCTCCGATCTGCTACGGCGCTATCCTTCTGAAAGGTAAGCTCGGATACGATGACTCTCTCGATGCATTCGGTATTCACGGAGTCGGCGGTGCGATCGGCGCCATTCTAACGGGTGTATTCACTCTCACGTTAGGAGCCGGAGTCGCCAGCAAGGGAGATCAGATCGTAGTTCAGTTGATTAGCGTCCTAGCTACCGGCGGTTACTCGTTCATCGTTTCCCTCATATTAGCTTTCGTTATCGAGAAAACCATTGGATTCAGAATTTCCGAAGAGAAGGAAATTGCCGGTCTTGATTCGGAAATTCACGGAGAGAAGGGTTATATTCTTTAA
- a CDS encoding P-II family nitrogen regulator yields the protein MKLIVAIIQPHKLEEVKAELTKNEIYRLTVSDVQGYGQQKGKTEVFRGHEYQVNLLRKVRLEIAVNDEFVKPTVDAILKAAKTGDGKIGDGKILILPLEDVIRIRTGERGSSAI from the coding sequence ATGAAATTAATCGTAGCAATTATCCAGCCCCATAAACTGGAAGAAGTCAAAGCCGAGCTGACAAAGAACGAGATCTACAGGCTTACGGTCAGCGACGTGCAAGGCTACGGGCAGCAGAAAGGTAAGACGGAAGTCTTCCGCGGTCATGAATACCAAGTAAACCTTCTTCGCAAGGTAAGATTGGAAATCGCGGTAAACGACGAGTTCGTTAAGCCTACCGTAGATGCCATCTTGAAAGCGGCAAAGACCGGCGACGGAAAAATCGGCGACGGAAAAATCCTGATTCTTCCGCTCGAGGATGTCATCCGCATCCGTACCGGCGAAAGAGGAAGTTCCGCTATCTAA
- the prmC gene encoding peptide chain release factor N(5)-glutamine methyltransferase, with protein MPDSQDSVLNLLKKSEEFLKKKNIPSARLDAELLLADLLKIPRVKLYVDFERPLSNEEKDAYRERIVERSRFRPTAYIIGRKAFFDSDFFIDNTVLIPRPETEELVAWILEEFPDKNGRLKFLDLCSGSGCIGISLAKARADWSPSFSDISQEALKISERNGLEILGSERAMDFFIGDLLAPIPTILSFDFIVANPPYIPESEKTEIMQDVIGYEPHIALFVSNFKEFHAKLLKEALAYLFKGGKLFLETHPEYSQWLSEEALSIGYSEVLIRKDLSYKNRFLRLTK; from the coding sequence ATTTACTAAAGAAGTCGGAAGAATTTCTGAAGAAAAAGAATATTCCCTCAGCTCGGCTCGACGCGGAATTATTATTAGCCGACCTTCTCAAGATTCCTCGCGTAAAGTTATATGTGGATTTTGAACGTCCGCTTTCGAACGAGGAAAAAGACGCATATCGGGAAAGAATAGTGGAACGCTCTAGATTCCGCCCTACGGCTTACATCATTGGACGAAAGGCATTCTTCGATTCGGATTTCTTTATAGATAATACCGTGCTGATTCCAAGGCCGGAAACGGAAGAATTGGTGGCCTGGATACTGGAAGAATTCCCGGACAAGAACGGTCGGCTGAAATTTTTAGATCTTTGTTCCGGAAGCGGATGCATAGGAATTAGCCTCGCAAAAGCCAGAGCCGATTGGTCTCCAAGTTTCTCCGATATTTCTCAAGAAGCTTTGAAAATCTCCGAGCGGAACGGGTTGGAAATTCTGGGAAGTGAGCGCGCGATGGACTTCTTCATCGGAGATTTACTCGCTCCCATACCTACGATTTTATCGTTCGATTTTATCGTCGCAAATCCCCCTTATATTCCCGAATCCGAAAAGACGGAAATCATGCAGGACGTGATCGGTTACGAACCGCATATCGCTCTCTTCGTATCGAATTTCAAGGAATTCCATGCGAAACTTCTAAAGGAAGCGTTAGCTTACCTATTTAAGGGCGGAAAACTTTTCCTAGAGACTCATCCGGAATACTCGCAATGGCTATCCGAAGAAGCCCTTTCCATCGGGTATTCGGAGGTATTGATTCGGAAAGATCTATCTTATAAAAATAGATTCCTTCGCTTAACGAAATAA